In the Leifsonia sp. 466MF genome, one interval contains:
- a CDS encoding serine/threonine-protein kinase encodes MRPTAGLTFGGRYELQSRIAIGGMGEVWQATDLVIGRTVAIKILKDEYLGDPGFLERFRAEARHAALVNHEGIANVYDYGEEEGSAFLVMELVPGEALSSILEREHVLSTDRTLDIVAQTAAALHAAHAAGLVHRDIKPGNLLITPDGRVKITDFGIARIADQVPLTATGQVMGTVQYLSPEQASGHPASPTTDIYSLGIVAYECLAGRRPFTGESQVAIAMAQINEAPPELPATVAEPVRNLVFACIAKNPADRPASAAHLARAAQALRRGDVRAAAQSVPAILGGAAMTDAATVLMQPPAAPTAATTVLPATAVAPVVDEEAAAPVEERKRSRWTWPLIALIALLALVLIGTIITLVVAPKAPPTPTPSNTPTQTQPTTPKPTPTPTSNTVQITESDFLGLTADQARDKLQGLGMVADVSQGNAATTNDQSNKVYSVNPTGPVPKGSTVSVKVYGPVAPIPTPTDTVSATPPSGQGTPNSQITVNFGSATCPAGQNLVGRRLYINGQPQTPVNDTKMVWSPSTAATYQLTYTIFCGESVESSQSPATSYEVVGSTPTPGAGGGGGNTGGGTGGANG; translated from the coding sequence ATGAGACCCACAGCAGGGCTCACCTTCGGGGGACGTTACGAGCTGCAGTCGCGGATCGCGATCGGCGGTATGGGCGAGGTGTGGCAGGCCACCGACCTCGTCATCGGCCGTACCGTCGCCATCAAGATCCTGAAGGACGAGTACCTCGGCGACCCGGGCTTCCTCGAGCGCTTCCGCGCGGAGGCGCGTCACGCCGCCCTCGTCAACCACGAAGGCATCGCCAACGTGTACGACTACGGCGAGGAGGAGGGCAGCGCCTTCCTCGTCATGGAGCTCGTCCCCGGCGAGGCGCTCTCGAGCATCCTGGAGCGGGAGCACGTCCTCAGCACCGACCGGACGCTCGACATCGTCGCTCAGACGGCCGCCGCCCTGCACGCCGCTCACGCCGCCGGTCTCGTCCACCGCGACATCAAGCCGGGCAACCTCCTCATCACGCCCGACGGCCGCGTCAAGATCACCGACTTCGGCATCGCTCGCATCGCCGACCAGGTGCCGCTCACCGCCACCGGTCAGGTCATGGGCACCGTGCAGTACCTCTCGCCCGAGCAGGCGTCCGGTCACCCCGCCTCGCCGACCACCGACATCTACTCGCTCGGCATCGTCGCGTACGAGTGCCTGGCCGGCCGTCGGCCGTTCACGGGCGAGTCGCAGGTCGCCATCGCCATGGCGCAGATCAACGAGGCGCCGCCGGAGCTCCCCGCCACCGTCGCGGAGCCGGTCCGTAACCTGGTCTTCGCGTGCATCGCCAAGAACCCGGCCGATCGCCCCGCCTCCGCCGCCCACCTGGCACGTGCCGCCCAGGCACTCCGCCGCGGCGACGTGCGCGCCGCCGCTCAGTCCGTGCCCGCGATCCTCGGCGGCGCGGCCATGACCGATGCCGCGACCGTCCTGATGCAGCCGCCAGCGGCGCCGACGGCCGCGACCACCGTGCTCCCCGCGACCGCCGTCGCGCCCGTCGTCGACGAGGAGGCCGCCGCCCCCGTCGAGGAGCGCAAGCGCAGCCGCTGGACATGGCCGCTGATCGCCCTCATCGCCCTGCTCGCGCTCGTCCTGATCGGCACGATCATCACCCTGGTCGTCGCACCCAAGGCGCCCCCGACGCCCACGCCGTCGAACACTCCGACGCAGACGCAGCCGACGACGCCGAAACCCACCCCGACGCCCACCAGCAACACGGTCCAGATCACCGAGAGCGACTTCCTCGGCCTCACCGCCGACCAGGCCCGCGACAAGCTGCAGGGTCTCGGAATGGTCGCGGACGTCTCGCAGGGCAACGCGGCGACCACCAACGACCAGTCCAACAAGGTCTACTCGGTCAACCCGACCGGTCCCGTGCCGAAGGGCTCGACCGTCTCGGTGAAGGTCTACGGTCCTGTCGCGCCGATCCCGACGCCGACCGACACCGTCTCGGCCACGCCGCCGTCCGGTCAGGGCACCCCGAACTCGCAGATCACGGTGAACTTCGGTTCGGCCACCTGCCCAGCAGGGCAGAACCTGGTCGGCCGCCGCCTGTACATCAACGGGCAGCCGCAGACGCCGGTCAACGACACCAAGATGGTGTGGTCGCCGAGCACCGCGGCCACGTACCAGCTGACGTACACGATCTTCTGCGGCGAGTCGGTGGAGTCGAGCCAGTCCCCCGCAACGTCGTACGAGGTCGTCGGATCCACTCCGACGCCAGGTGCCGGCGGGGGTGGCGGCAACACGGGCGGCGGGACCGGCGGCGCCAACGGCTGA